A genomic stretch from Hemicordylus capensis ecotype Gifberg chromosome 1, rHemCap1.1.pri, whole genome shotgun sequence includes:
- the LOC128334447 gene encoding taste receptor type 2 member 40-like has translation MSEGMEGCSIPSTDNLSLATISYLVFLTFQALVGMSLNAFIVVVNCIDGIRKRHLKSVDKILTAMGISRFCYLCTLQVKYFWMAISLQALELTSLFRAFKAVIWCLTCSNLCFSACLCAFYCAKIANFQHYIFIHLKMRISRMVPWLLLASVFLSLVNTIPFYRGIYTITCKNNNSSSELGNDTLVDITMETDFLNLFLFCGIGFSLAFFVLAMSSFLLLFSVWRHTHQMQKGLASFSNPSMAAHFKAVKTIISFLIIEGVNFIALMLLLANIYGERSPASQVCAIILYVCPAVQSNTLIWGNPKFKRVFIRVMHYIQHMF, from the coding sequence ATGTCGGAAGGGATGGAAGGGTGCAGCATTCCAAGTACAGACAATCTTTCACTAGCAACAATAAGCTACCTGGTTTTCTTAACATTCCAAGCTCTTGTTGGGATGTCACTGAATGCTTTTATTGTTGTCGTGAACTGCATCGATGGGATCAGAAAGAGACATCTGAAGTCTGTTGATAAGATCTTGACTGCTATGGGCATCTCCAGGTTTTGCTACTTGTGTACACTACAGGTAAAGTATTTCTGGATGGCAATATCTCTTCAGGCATTGGAGCTGACATCTCTGTTTAGAGCATTCAAAGCTGTCATCTGGTGTCTAACTTGTAGCAACCTCTGCTTCTCTGCCTGCCTGTGTGCCTTTTACTGTGCAAAGATTGCTAACTTCCAGCACTACATCTTCATCCACCTGAAGATGAGGATCTCCAGAATGGTCCCCTGGTTGCTCCTAGCTTCTGTGTTTCTGTCGCTGGTCAATACTATCCCTTTCTATCGTGGTATTTACACCATAACCTGCAAAAACAATAATAGTTCCAGTGAATTAGGAAATGACACTCTTGTCGATATTACTATGGAGACggattttttaaacttgtttcttTTCTGTGGCATAGGGTTTTCCTTGGCTTTCTTTGTACTGGCCATGTCAAGCTTCCTCTTGCTCTTTTCTGTGTGGAGACACACCCACCAGATGCAGAAGGGCTTAGCCAGTTTCAGCAATCCAAGCATGGCTGCCCATTTTAAGGCAGTGAAAACGATAATCTCCTTCTTGATCATCGAAGGCGTTAATTTTATAGCTTTGATGCTCCTGCTGGCAAATATTTATGGAGAGAGAAGTCCAGCAAGCCAAGTCTGCGCCATCATTTTATATGTTTGTCCTGCAGTACAATCCAACACCTTGATTTGGGGCAATCCCAAATTTAAAAGGGTATTTATTCGAGTCATGCATTATATTCAGCAcatgttttaa